A single Bacteroidota bacterium DNA region contains:
- a CDS encoding gliding motility-associated C-terminal domain-containing protein: protein MRKRILFHCFLMFYVLQVFSQKEAWHWYFGNGVALDFSSGNVKAVNDGQLYTNEGCASVSDKDGRLLFYSDGVSVWNKEHKLIAEGLNGANSSTQSCIILKNPASEALYYLFTIDELAGPKGLSYSVIDMKQNNGSGAVTIKNKLLLTPTSEKLTAVRHSNGKGWWVIVHQWNSAAFYCYMLDANGISAPVISNIGTVQKDSGTGKNAASIGYLKGSPDGTKLASAICYVPNNNIELFDFNNTSGVISNPVNLPSPGNAYGTCFSPDGTKLYVSYESRGRGIVQYDLTVSGVAKSAVRVSPVDSTRYGAMQIGPDDRIYAAKLGQFLDVITNPNGTGSGCGFKTDQVDLKGMYSTFGLPDFFLSDYTNIKVNLGNDTVVCEKSYTLDAKNSGATYRWSTGEREQKITIARTGTYWVAVNKNGQTATDTVKIKFRKPIILELGRDTVLCGEMYPIDAGNSGLGYRWSSGASSQVFVAKETGNYSVTVTDGICTKTDFVKVTFANSAKPFIPSKEFEPGNGGLNSHFDYILNGVTWFSLKIKNKRGKVVFETDDRSKKWNGYVDGKRVAAGNYAWELRYKTACTRDKINEQKGVVIVN, encoded by the coding sequence ATGCGTAAGCGAATTTTATTCCATTGTTTTTTAATGTTTTACGTTTTGCAGGTCTTTTCACAGAAAGAGGCGTGGCATTGGTATTTTGGCAACGGGGTAGCGCTTGATTTTAGCAGTGGAAATGTTAAAGCGGTGAATGATGGTCAGCTATATACAAACGAAGGCTGCGCTTCTGTTTCCGATAAAGATGGCCGCTTATTGTTTTATTCGGATGGAGTATCCGTTTGGAATAAAGAACATAAGTTAATTGCCGAAGGCTTGAATGGGGCTAATTCATCAACACAATCCTGCATTATTTTAAAGAATCCCGCGTCCGAAGCACTTTATTACCTGTTTACAATTGATGAACTTGCTGGCCCAAAGGGATTATCCTATTCAGTTATTGATATGAAACAAAATAACGGATCAGGTGCTGTGACAATAAAAAATAAGTTACTATTAACTCCCACATCGGAAAAGCTAACGGCTGTACGTCATTCCAATGGCAAGGGCTGGTGGGTAATTGTTCATCAATGGAACTCCGCAGCTTTTTACTGTTATATGCTTGATGCAAATGGGATATCTGCTCCGGTAATATCCAATATCGGGACGGTTCAGAAAGATTCAGGTACCGGAAAAAACGCGGCATCGATAGGATATTTAAAAGGATCACCGGACGGCACCAAACTGGCATCAGCGATTTGCTATGTTCCAAATAATAATATCGAGTTATTTGATTTTAACAATACCTCGGGTGTAATATCAAACCCGGTTAATTTACCAAGTCCAGGCAATGCTTATGGTACCTGTTTTTCACCCGATGGTACAAAGCTTTATGTTTCATACGAATCCCGGGGAAGAGGTATTGTTCAGTATGACCTGACTGTTTCCGGAGTTGCAAAGTCCGCAGTACGGGTTTCTCCTGTTGACAGTACAAGATATGGTGCCATGCAGATCGGACCTGATGACAGAATTTATGCCGCCAAACTGGGACAGTTTCTCGATGTTATAACTAATCCTAATGGAACCGGCAGTGGTTGTGGTTTTAAAACAGATCAGGTTGATCTGAAAGGCATGTATAGTACATTTGGATTGCCCGACTTTTTTCTATCCGACTACACTAATATAAAAGTTAATTTAGGCAATGATACCGTTGTTTGCGAAAAGAGTTATACGCTGGATGCAAAAAATAGCGGAGCAACATATAGATGGTCGACCGGGGAAAGAGAACAAAAGATCACTATAGCAAGAACCGGAACATATTGGGTGGCTGTAAATAAGAATGGGCAAACGGCAACAGATACGGTTAAAATAAAATTCCGTAAGCCGATTATTCTTGAGTTAGGGAGAGATACTGTTCTATGCGGCGAGATGTATCCTATTGATGCGGGAAATTCCGGGCTTGGTTACCGCTGGTCGAGTGGCGCAAGTTCGCAGGTGTTCGTTGCTAAGGAGACAGGTAATTATAGCGTAACAGTTACGGATGGCATATGTACAAAAACCGATTTTGTAAAGGTGACTTTTGCTAATTCCGCAAAGCCATTTATTCCGTCTAAAGAATTTGAGCCCGGAAATGGAGGTTTAAACAGTCATTTCGATTATATATTAAATGGTGTTACATGGTTCAGCCTGAAGATAAAAAACAAAAGAGGAAAAGTTGTTTTTGAAACAGATGATCGGTCGAAAAAATGGAACGGATATGTGGATGGAAAGAGAGTGGCAGCGGGTAATTATGCCTGGGAGTTAAGGTATAAAACAGCGTGTACGCGCGATAAAATAAATGAGCAAAAAGGTGTGGTTATTGTTAATTGA
- a CDS encoding aspartate kinase, producing the protein MRVLKFGGTSVGSAERMKSVAGLINDGVPKIVVLSAMSGTTNNLVEIAKAFYQKDSVSANRLINDLNAKYNKVILELYKTEKAVNKGAELIKNHFDYLRSFNADSFKVNEERVILAQGELISTALFHYFLEENNIPSVLLPALDFMRIDENDEPDLVSIEQHLNKILANFKNDKLFITQGYICRDSFGSISNLKRGGSDYTATLIGAALYSDEVQIWTDIDGMHNNDPRIVDKTKPVSELSFDEAAELAYFGAKILHPTCVNPARFRKIPVRLLNTMQPRAKGTVISDKSTGDTIKAVAAKDDIIAINIVSGRMLMAFGFLRSVFEVFERYKTPIDMITTSEVAVSLTIDDPKNLDAIVKELAAFATITVEHEQTIICVVGDFLADKSGYAVKIFDALKNVPIRMISYGGSKNNISLLVNSCYKKEALIALNKGLFGL; encoded by the coding sequence ATGAGAGTATTGAAATTCGGCGGAACATCGGTTGGCTCGGCAGAGCGCATGAAAAGTGTTGCCGGCCTTATAAATGACGGTGTTCCGAAAATTGTTGTGCTTTCCGCAATGTCGGGCACCACGAACAACCTTGTTGAAATTGCAAAAGCCTTTTATCAGAAGGATAGTGTTTCCGCCAACAGGCTGATCAATGACCTGAACGCTAAATATAATAAAGTAATTCTTGAGTTATACAAGACTGAGAAGGCTGTGAACAAAGGGGCAGAGCTGATAAAAAATCATTTCGACTACCTGCGTTCATTCAATGCCGATTCATTTAAAGTAAATGAAGAGCGTGTAATTCTTGCCCAGGGAGAATTAATATCCACGGCTTTGTTTCATTATTTTCTCGAAGAGAATAATATACCTTCTGTACTTCTTCCGGCTCTTGATTTTATGAGGATCGACGAGAATGACGAACCGGATCTGGTATCTATTGAACAGCATTTGAATAAAATACTGGCCAACTTTAAAAATGATAAACTTTTTATCACCCAAGGGTATATTTGCCGTGATTCGTTTGGCTCCATTTCGAACCTGAAGCGGGGCGGAAGCGATTATACGGCAACACTTATCGGTGCCGCACTGTATTCTGATGAAGTTCAGATATGGACGGATATTGACGGAATGCATAACAATGATCCGCGTATTGTGGATAAAACAAAACCAGTCTCTGAATTGTCGTTCGATGAAGCTGCGGAATTGGCTTATTTTGGCGCCAAGATATTGCATCCGACCTGTGTGAATCCCGCACGTTTCAGGAAAATACCTGTCCGCCTCCTTAATACTATGCAGCCCAGGGCGAAAGGTACTGTAATAAGCGATAAATCAACAGGAGATACAATCAAAGCGGTTGCCGCGAAAGATGATATTATTGCTATAAATATAGTGTCGGGACGAATGCTTATGGCCTTCGGTTTTTTAAGAAGCGTGTTTGAAGTATTTGAGCGGTATAAAACGCCTATTGATATGATCACCACATCCGAAGTGGCTGTGTCACTGACAATAGATGATCCGAAGAATCTCGATGCGATCGTTAAAGAACTTGCCGCATTTGCTACAATAACTGTTGAGCATGAACAAACTATTATTTGTGTTGTAGGTGATTTCCTTGCAGATAAATCAGGGTACGCGGTAAAAATATTTGACGCCCTGAAAAATGTGCCTATACGTATGATATCCTATGGCGGAAGTAAAAATAATATTTCGCTGCTTGTAAATTCGTGTTATAAGAAAGAAGCGCTGATCGCTTTGAATAAGGGATTGTTCGGGCTTTAA
- the lysA gene encoding diaminopimelate decarboxylase — translation MFDKEIVQKFGSRTTPFYYYDLEVLKRTLDKLSAESKKYGFVVHYALKANTNDRVLSTIRKYALGADCVSGNEVKKAIEIGFPVSDIVFAGVGKSDAEINFSLDNDIFCFNCESVQELEVINELALKKKKTARIALRINPNVNANTHHYITTGLEENKFGINMWELDHVLKTLKGLSNVKFVGIHFHIGSQITDLSTFKNLCTRVNEIQKWFENHHLDIEHINVGGGLGVNYHEPDVQAIPDFENYFKIFNEFLERKPAQKVHFELGRAVVAQCCSLISGVLYIKKGVATNFAILDAGMTELIRPALYQSYHKIENISSLVSRPSSLFLKYDVVGPICESSDCFGKAVELPETKRGDLIALRTAGAYGEAMASNYNLREKAPSVYSDSI, via the coding sequence ATGTTTGATAAAGAAATAGTACAAAAGTTTGGAAGCAGGACAACACCTTTCTATTATTACGATCTTGAGGTTTTGAAACGGACGCTTGATAAACTCAGTGCTGAATCAAAAAAGTACGGATTTGTGGTGCATTATGCATTGAAAGCAAATACCAATGACAGGGTGTTAAGTACAATACGAAAATATGCACTTGGTGCGGATTGCGTAAGTGGGAATGAAGTGAAAAAAGCCATAGAGATAGGGTTCCCTGTGTCTGATATTGTTTTTGCAGGGGTGGGAAAGAGCGATGCCGAAATAAACTTTTCCCTGGATAATGATATTTTTTGTTTTAACTGTGAGTCTGTTCAGGAGCTTGAGGTGATTAATGAGCTGGCGTTGAAGAAAAAGAAAACAGCACGGATTGCCTTACGCATCAATCCCAATGTGAACGCGAATACACACCACTACATTACCACCGGCCTTGAGGAAAATAAGTTTGGAATAAACATGTGGGAGCTTGATCACGTTTTAAAGACATTGAAAGGCCTGAGTAATGTGAAGTTTGTCGGTATTCATTTTCATATTGGTTCCCAGATAACTGACCTGAGCACATTTAAAAATTTGTGTACCCGTGTAAATGAGATACAGAAGTGGTTTGAGAACCACCATCTGGATATTGAGCATATAAACGTCGGAGGTGGGCTGGGCGTTAACTACCACGAGCCGGATGTACAGGCTATTCCTGATTTTGAGAATTACTTCAAAATTTTCAATGAATTTCTTGAACGCAAACCTGCTCAAAAAGTGCATTTCGAATTAGGCCGTGCTGTCGTGGCCCAATGCTGCAGCCTTATCTCAGGAGTATTGTATATTAAAAAAGGTGTTGCTACAAACTTCGCAATTCTTGATGCCGGCATGACCGAGCTTATCCGTCCCGCCTTGTACCAATCCTATCATAAAATAGAAAACATTTCGTCTCTCGTCTCTCGTCCTTCGTCCCTTTTCTTAAAATATGACGTAGTTGGTCCCATCTGTGAATCATCCGACTGTTTCGGTAAAGCGGTTGAGTTACCCGAAACAAAGCGCGGTGATCTTATAGCTTTGCGTACTGCAGGAGCATATGGTGAAGCAATGGCTTCAAATTATAACCTGAGAGAAAAGGCGCCATCGGTTTATTCTGATTCAATTTGA
- a CDS encoding metallophosphoesterase family protein: MIRIGLLSDTHNYLDPAAVKYLNVCDEIWHAGDIGTISVCEQLEQIKPLRAVYGNIDGQDIRKVYPRVQRFMCEKVDVLMTHIGGYPERYDAEVKKLIQEKPPGLFICGHSHILKVIFDKKYNLLHINPGSAGNYGFHKVKTLVRFTIDKETIKDLEVVELGQL, encoded by the coding sequence ATGATCCGCATCGGTTTACTTTCTGATACACATAATTACCTCGACCCTGCTGCTGTCAAATATTTAAATGTATGTGACGAAATATGGCATGCGGGTGATATTGGAACAATTTCCGTTTGTGAACAACTGGAACAAATAAAACCCTTGCGGGCTGTATACGGCAATATCGATGGACAGGATATACGAAAAGTATATCCCAGGGTGCAGCGTTTTATGTGCGAAAAGGTTGATGTATTGATGACACATATTGGCGGATATCCTGAAAGATATGATGCAGAAGTAAAAAAACTCATACAAGAGAAGCCTCCAGGGTTATTTATTTGCGGTCATTCACACATCCTCAAGGTAATATTCGATAAGAAATATAACCTATTGCACATTAACCCGGGTTCTGCCGGAAATTATGGTTTCCATAAGGTAAAAACCCTGGTCAGGTTTACAATTGATAAAGAGACGATAAAGGATCTTGAGGTGGTAGAACTTGGCCAATTGTAA
- the rho gene encoding transcription termination factor Rho — MYDIVELNNRLVSELRDIAKEFNIPKYDTLKKQELIYKILDHQALNPAPGKTGASKSDDKSRVKKVKLDTDIIADAPELENDFPPQKAEPAPSIVSSVPPQVQETQPVASDPMMSSGGDQNNRTRFEPRSRQADLYNFDGIVVSEGVLEIMPDGYGFLRSSDYNYLNSPDDIYVSQSQIKLFGLKTGDTVRGSIRPPKEGEKYFPLIKIDKINGRDPAYVRDRVPFDYLTPLFPYEKFKLTGHPQNSLSTRIVDLFTPLGKGQRALIVAQPKTGKTVLLKEIANAIAFNHPETYLIILLIDERPEEVTDMARSVKAEVIASTFDEPADRHVRIANIVLEKAKRMVECGHDVVILLDSITRLARAYNTVQPASGKVLSGGVDANALHKPKRFFGAARKIENGGSLTILATALTETGSKMDEVIFEEFKGTGNSELQLDRKLSNKRLFPAIDIVASSTRRDDLLVDKETLQRLWILRKHLADMNPLEAMEFMRDRIKNTQTNEEFLVSMNG; from the coding sequence ATGTACGACATTGTTGAATTGAACAACAGGCTTGTTTCCGAGCTGAGAGACATTGCTAAGGAGTTTAATATTCCCAAATATGATACTCTTAAAAAACAAGAATTAATTTATAAAATATTAGATCACCAGGCCCTGAATCCGGCTCCGGGTAAAACAGGGGCTTCTAAAAGCGATGATAAGAGCCGTGTAAAAAAAGTGAAACTCGATACAGACATAATTGCGGATGCTCCCGAATTAGAAAATGATTTTCCTCCGCAAAAGGCGGAGCCAGCTCCATCAATAGTCAGTTCTGTGCCGCCACAGGTACAAGAGACTCAACCTGTTGCTTCTGACCCGATGATGAGCAGTGGTGGAGATCAAAACAACCGTACACGTTTCGAGCCCCGTAGCAGGCAGGCTGACCTTTATAACTTTGACGGTATTGTTGTGAGTGAAGGTGTGCTGGAGATCATGCCTGATGGCTATGGATTCCTCCGTTCATCTGACTATAACTACCTGAACTCTCCAGACGATATCTATGTGTCACAATCACAGATAAAATTGTTTGGTTTAAAAACAGGTGATACGGTGCGTGGCAGTATCCGGCCTCCCAAAGAAGGTGAAAAATATTTCCCCCTGATCAAGATCGATAAGATCAATGGCCGCGATCCGGCTTATGTACGTGATCGCGTTCCTTTTGATTACCTGACCCCTTTATTTCCATACGAAAAATTCAAGTTAACCGGTCATCCGCAAAACTCGTTATCAACCCGTATAGTTGACCTGTTCACTCCACTTGGTAAAGGTCAGCGTGCATTGATCGTAGCCCAGCCTAAAACAGGTAAAACAGTATTGTTGAAAGAAATAGCCAACGCGATCGCGTTCAATCACCCCGAAACATACCTGATCATTTTGCTTATTGATGAGCGTCCTGAAGAGGTAACGGATATGGCGCGCAGTGTAAAAGCCGAAGTTATTGCTTCTACGTTTGATGAACCGGCCGATCGCCACGTTCGTATTGCCAACATTGTGCTTGAAAAAGCAAAACGTATGGTAGAGTGCGGACATGATGTCGTTATCCTGCTGGATTCCATTACACGTCTGGCACGCGCATACAACACTGTTCAGCCTGCATCGGGTAAAGTGTTATCAGGTGGTGTTGACGCGAATGCATTGCATAAGCCTAAACGTTTTTTCGGAGCTGCCCGCAAAATTGAAAATGGCGGTTCACTTACGATTCTTGCAACGGCTCTGACTGAAACCGGTTCGAAAATGGATGAAGTTATTTTTGAAGAGTTTAAAGGTACCGGTAACAGTGAGCTTCAATTGGATCGTAAGCTTTCTAACAAACGCTTGTTCCCTGCTATCGATATTGTCGCATCCAGCACCCGCAGGGATGACCTGTTGGTGGATAAAGAAACATTACAGCGCCTGTGGATACTACGGAAACATCTTGCGGATATGAATCCGCTCGAGGCCATGGAATTCATGCGGGATCGTATAAAAAATACGCAGACCAATGAAGAGTTCCTTGTTTCAATGAACGGATAG
- a CDS encoding DUF4199 domain-containing protein: MNIATKYGNYCALIGISLVLVLHFSGVSAFWTKGVSSILSSLIEVIFIFLAIHATREKEFSGYIDFKNAAKAGMTMLLVNAILYSFFIYLYYQFIDTSFMSNFLSDYEKYSKLMGKSEEEIKKLSDLLSAGFTPISAAWGSFSQTLFVETFIALIAARILRRNPPQQETMGED, encoded by the coding sequence ATGAACATTGCCACCAAATATGGTAATTATTGCGCGCTGATAGGTATTTCGCTCGTTCTTGTTCTTCATTTTAGCGGGGTTTCTGCTTTCTGGACGAAGGGTGTAAGTTCAATTCTTTCTTCTCTTATTGAAGTGATTTTTATTTTTCTTGCCATTCACGCTACCCGTGAAAAGGAATTTTCAGGATATATCGATTTTAAGAATGCCGCGAAGGCCGGTATGACAATGCTCCTGGTAAATGCAATTTTATATTCCTTCTTTATTTACCTCTATTATCAATTTATTGATACTTCGTTCATGAGTAATTTTTTATCTGATTATGAGAAGTACTCGAAGTTGATGGGAAAAAGTGAAGAGGAAATTAAAAAACTGTCCGACCTCCTCTCTGCAGGATTTACCCCGATCTCGGCGGCCTGGGGTAGCTTTTCACAAACGCTGTTTGTTGAAACATTCATTGCCCTGATCGCAGCGAGAATATTGAGGCGCAATCCTCCTCAGCAGGAAACTATGGGAGAAGATTAA
- a CDS encoding peptidoglycan synthetase, with product MKVHFIAIGGSAMHNLAIAMHKKGFTVTGSDDEIFEPSKSRLEKLGLLPAKMGWDVNNIHKELEAVILGMHARNDNPELLKAKELGIKIYSYPEYIYEQTKNKIRVVVGGSHGKTTITAIILHVLHYHKTDCDYLVGAQLEGFDTMVKLTKEAKIAIIEGDEYLSSPIDRRPKFHLYKPNIAILSGIAWDHINVFPTFDNYVEQFKIFIDLIEPNGTLVYCTEDAEVKRLAESTLNKIKCLPYGIPEYKIENGSTHLIQQSTTDNQELTTPLLVFGEHNLMNLNGARLVCNELGLTDEQFYQAIQSFKGAARRLELVARNNTSAFYKDFAHSPSKLKATTAAVKQQFPNRKLIACMELHTFSSLNEDFLKQYKGSMELADEAIVYFNPHTIEQKKLKAITPGQVKSAFGGNNISIYTDSANIVADIKKRSWTNSNLLMMSSGNFDGIDFKKLAGEINLLP from the coding sequence ATGAAAGTCCACTTCATCGCCATCGGAGGCAGCGCCATGCATAACCTGGCTATTGCCATGCATAAAAAAGGGTTTACTGTTACAGGCTCCGACGATGAGATCTTCGAGCCGAGCAAAAGCCGGTTGGAAAAACTTGGATTGCTGCCGGCTAAAATGGGATGGGATGTAAACAACATCCATAAAGAGCTTGAGGCTGTTATACTTGGCATGCATGCACGTAATGATAACCCCGAATTATTAAAAGCAAAAGAACTCGGAATAAAAATATACTCTTACCCCGAATACATATACGAACAGACCAAAAATAAAATACGGGTGGTGGTCGGGGGCAGTCATGGTAAAACCACTATTACGGCAATTATTCTGCATGTATTGCACTACCATAAAACAGATTGCGATTATTTGGTCGGCGCGCAGCTGGAAGGCTTTGACACAATGGTTAAATTGACCAAAGAAGCGAAGATCGCCATCATTGAAGGTGATGAATATCTCTCTTCCCCCATTGACAGACGCCCAAAATTCCATTTGTACAAACCCAACATCGCCATATTAAGCGGCATCGCATGGGATCACATCAATGTGTTTCCAACTTTTGATAATTATGTTGAACAGTTTAAAATATTCATCGATCTGATCGAACCAAACGGAACCCTTGTATATTGTACAGAAGATGCTGAAGTAAAAAGGTTGGCTGAATCAACTTTAAATAAAATAAAATGTTTACCCTACGGAATCCCGGAATATAAAATTGAAAATGGCTCAACACATCTTATCCAACAATCGACAACCGATAACCAAGAACTAACAACCCCATTATTAGTCTTCGGTGAACATAATTTAATGAATTTAAATGGGGCCCGGTTAGTATGCAATGAATTAGGCTTGACAGATGAGCAGTTTTATCAAGCTATTCAATCTTTCAAAGGTGCCGCGAGGAGATTGGAGTTGGTCGCACGCAATAACACTTCAGCTTTTTATAAAGATTTCGCCCATTCCCCGTCCAAGTTAAAAGCCACGACAGCCGCGGTAAAGCAACAGTTTCCAAACAGGAAATTAATTGCCTGCATGGAGTTGCATACATTCAGCAGTTTAAATGAGGATTTTTTAAAACAATACAAGGGTTCGATGGAACTGGCAGATGAAGCCATAGTTTATTTCAACCCGCATACGATCGAACAAAAAAAACTTAAAGCCATCACGCCTGGACAGGTAAAAAGTGCTTTCGGCGGTAATAATATTTCCATTTACACTGATTCCGCGAATATAGTTGCTGATATAAAGAAACGAAGCTGGACAAATAGTAACCTGCTGATGATGAGTTCAGGAAATTTTGACGGGATTGACTTCAAAAAACTGGCGGGAGAAATTAATCTTCTCCCATAG